Proteins encoded in a region of the Clostridium beijerinckii genome:
- a CDS encoding SIS domain-containing protein — MRIQDYMLETPVKMKEIISKSDELFKEIIKQDINKIIITGSGTSYHSGVQVQTYLQGILDAEVTAMYPFMITKDTFKGKNEKTLIIGISQGGSSYSTYNAMKLAKIRC; from the coding sequence ATGAGAATACAAGATTATATGTTAGAAACTCCAGTTAAGATGAAAGAAATAATTTCAAAGTCTGATGAATTATTTAAAGAAATAATAAAGCAAGACATAAACAAAATTATAATTACAGGATCAGGAACAAGTTATCACTCAGGGGTACAGGTGCAAACTTATTTGCAAGGAATATTAGATGCTGAAGTTACAGCAATGTATCCATTTATGATAACTAAAGATACATTCAAAGGTAAAAACGAAAAAACATTGATAATAGGTATATCACAAGGCGGAAGTAGTTATTCAACTTATAATGCAATGAAATTGGCAAAAATTAGATGCTAG
- a CDS encoding oligosaccharide flippase family protein, whose amino-acid sequence MSRSISKNAFFKAVLNVSNIILPIIVMPIVLSAIQDKLNGYMTMGEAWTAVFMIFASFGVYQYGIREVSKVRDDKDKLTKTITSLFVITTTTTAVTSIFYAIFLTIFHRNDAYFYTCMVMGLNIVFNMFNVEWINEALENYDFIALKTMIIKIIYNLLTICFVKTQADFLFYIYLTCGINFINNISSFIYIKKTMHFNFSDLQIKKHIKPMFSVVILANTYILYTLLDKNMLNSNLGSTEAGYYGVAQKIMSMIDILMFTIVQVSMARLSNYLENHSKEVYLTLLNKVIKIYFLFLFPASIGLLGVSKQVIIIMGKGTDIYLPAVQILMVFSIYMLTIGIDRIISDQIIYIFGREKTDAKLVFIGGILNLILNTLLIFTNMFTPTKVIATTLVSNLVVMALEYRLVKNELNINIRLFAFENFKYLYYSLIFIPITFVINNFISGTILSCILDVLACCSIYFIILIATRDSVFFGLLSIVFKKLKVLYNQRII is encoded by the coding sequence ATGTCTAGATCAATATCTAAAAATGCTTTTTTTAAAGCGGTATTAAATGTTTCAAATATAATTTTACCTATAATAGTTATGCCAATAGTTCTTAGCGCAATTCAAGATAAATTAAACGGATATATGACAATGGGGGAAGCCTGGACTGCAGTTTTTATGATTTTTGCAAGCTTTGGAGTCTATCAATATGGTATAAGAGAAGTAAGCAAAGTAAGAGATGATAAAGATAAACTAACCAAAACAATTACTAGCCTATTTGTAATTACCACCACAACAACAGCTGTAACTTCTATTTTTTATGCTATCTTTTTAACTATATTCCATAGAAATGATGCATATTTTTATACTTGTATGGTTATGGGATTAAACATAGTCTTTAATATGTTCAATGTTGAATGGATTAATGAAGCTCTTGAAAATTATGATTTTATAGCATTGAAAACTATGATAATTAAAATAATATATAATTTATTAACAATATGTTTTGTAAAAACCCAAGCTGATTTTTTATTTTACATATATCTTACTTGTGGTATAAATTTTATTAATAACATATCCAGTTTTATATATATAAAAAAGACTATGCACTTTAACTTCTCAGATTTACAAATAAAAAAACATATAAAGCCTATGTTTTCAGTTGTAATACTTGCCAATACATATATTTTATATACTTTGCTTGATAAAAACATGCTAAACAGTAATTTAGGATCAACAGAAGCAGGATATTATGGAGTTGCTCAAAAAATAATGTCAATGATAGATATCTTAATGTTTACAATAGTTCAAGTCTCTATGGCTAGACTTTCTAACTATTTAGAAAATCATTCAAAAGAAGTCTATTTGACTTTATTAAATAAGGTAATTAAAATATATTTCTTATTCTTATTTCCAGCCTCAATAGGATTACTTGGAGTTTCTAAGCAGGTTATTATAATTATGGGCAAAGGTACTGATATCTATCTTCCAGCTGTGCAAATACTAATGGTGTTTTCAATATATATGCTGACTATTGGAATTGATAGAATTATTTCAGATCAGATAATTTATATTTTCGGGAGAGAAAAAACAGATGCTAAGTTAGTTTTCATTGGAGGGATATTAAATTTGATCTTGAATACTCTTTTAATATTTACCAATATGTTCACACCAACAAAAGTAATCGCAACAACTTTGGTTTCAAATTTAGTAGTTATGGCTTTAGAATATAGATTAGTAAAAAATGAACTTAACATAAATATAAGATTATTTGCTTTTGAGAATTTTAAGTATTTGTATTACTCTTTAATATTTATCCCAATAACCTTTGTTATAAATAATTTTATATCTGGAACTATATTATCCTGTATCCTTGATGTACTTGCTTGCTGCAGTATTTACTTTATAATTCTTATAGCAACAAGAGATAGTGTATTCTTTGGATTATTAAGCATAGTCTTTAAAAAATTAAAAGTGTTATATAACCAAAGAATAATATAG
- a CDS encoding PHP domain-containing protein: protein MIDLHIHTNNSDGDFDVIDILKMSEEKNLEFISFTDHQSVDAYKKISNLNIKDLYGGNIINGIEIAFSFGGISMDMLGYNIDIDSIEKSRILQVNKNINVIEKENSKLNYLIKVCNKLKILHSSNLYIKGRNTPANDVICDDILSYDENSYILKKLEITDRTTFYRKHYLNPNSPFYIQPAEDLPTIYEAAETIHSSGGKCFLAHPYVYDVDNIYNYIDSIVKLNLIDGIECIHRKHSHSQINAIIDYCDSHNLLKSGGSDFHTSAHTLGFGNDGKIPISYPIAKNWLQ from the coding sequence ATGATAGATTTACACATTCATACAAATAATTCTGATGGAGATTTTGATGTAATAGACATCTTAAAAATGTCGGAAGAAAAGAATTTAGAATTTATTTCATTTACAGACCATCAATCTGTTGATGCATATAAAAAAATTAGCAACTTAAATATAAAGGATTTATACGGTGGTAACATAATTAATGGAATTGAAATCGCTTTTTCATTTGGCGGAATAAGCATGGATATGCTAGGATATAATATTGATATTGATTCTATAGAAAAATCAAGAATATTACAAGTTAATAAAAACATTAATGTTATTGAAAAAGAAAATTCTAAATTAAATTATTTAATAAAGGTTTGTAATAAACTAAAAATTCTACATTCCTCTAATTTATATATAAAGGGCAGAAATACTCCTGCTAACGATGTTATTTGTGATGATATTTTAAGCTATGATGAAAATTCGTATATTCTAAAAAAATTAGAAATTACTGATAGAACAACTTTTTATAGAAAACACTATTTAAACCCTAATAGTCCATTTTATATACAGCCAGCAGAAGATCTTCCAACTATCTATGAAGCTGCAGAAACAATTCATAGTTCAGGCGGTAAATGTTTTTTAGCTCATCCTTATGTATATGACGTAGATAACATATATAATTATATCGACAGCATTGTCAAATTAAACTTAATAGATGGTATTGAATGCATACATCGTAAGCATTCTCACTCACAAATTAATGCAATAATTGATTATTGTGACAGCCATAACCTGTTAAAAAGCGGGGGCAGTGATTTTCATACTTCAGCTCATACATTAGGATTTGGAAATGATGGTAAAATACCAATTAGTTATCCTATAGCCAAAAACTGGCTACAATAA
- a CDS encoding helix-turn-helix domain-containing protein has product MNKDLYEFKEIDEKIKNKLNYIKADSDIMYNNINEVKALKNDIYEKTSKVFTYNLRKLIQLESTQKKLAGKIGISEDLLSKYKSGDAFPSIETLLYISEVYNITIKKLISIPLTAEDIENLENNNEIGSDIFEEKYYVYFFVTNIAKEGSLHEGIVEIKNENVNFKICSDEKVIKYFTGKYIVYDKMIFFNLSSSNDGVTYINMIKPNLNKNKYTGGVAMMMLPSDANSKPCVQKILFSKIKLDRELYYRNLKEILNFKIDGVNLGHVKLSQWEDEAAYNFILKLKSSRRA; this is encoded by the coding sequence TTGAATAAAGATTTATATGAATTTAAAGAAATAGATGAAAAGATAAAGAACAAATTAAATTATATTAAAGCTGATTCAGATATTATGTATAACAATATTAATGAAGTAAAAGCATTAAAAAATGATATATATGAAAAAACATCTAAGGTTTTTACGTACAATCTAAGAAAATTAATTCAATTGGAATCAACACAAAAAAAGTTGGCTGGTAAAATTGGTATATCTGAGGATTTATTATCTAAATATAAATCAGGAGATGCTTTCCCATCTATAGAAACATTACTATATATTTCTGAAGTATATAATATAACAATTAAAAAGCTTATTTCTATACCACTAACAGCAGAAGATATTGAGAACTTAGAAAATAATAATGAAATTGGATCCGATATTTTTGAAGAGAAATACTACGTTTATTTTTTTGTTACTAATATAGCTAAAGAAGGATCTTTGCATGAAGGGATTGTAGAAATTAAGAATGAAAATGTAAATTTTAAGATTTGTTCAGATGAAAAGGTGATTAAATATTTTACGGGGAAGTATATTGTATACGATAAAATGATATTTTTTAATTTAAGCAGTTCAAATGATGGAGTTACATATATAAATATGATCAAACCAAACCTGAATAAAAATAAGTACACCGGTGGAGTTGCTATGATGATGCTTCCATCAGATGCGAATAGTAAACCATGTGTTCAAAAGATTTTATTTAGCAAAATCAAATTAGATAGAGAATTATATTACAGGAACCTAAAGGAGATTTTAAATTTTAAAATTGATGGAGTTAATTTAGGTCATGTTAAGCTATCTCAGTGGGAAGATGAGGCGGCGTATAATTTTATATTAAAACTAAAGAGTTCTAGGAGAGCTTAG